TAGGGCTGTGACGGTGGTGCCTATATTGTCACCAAATAATATAGGTAAGGCCTGCAAATAAGTTACAGAACCTTGGCTTGCCAATTCCTGTAATACACCGATGGTGGCAGTACTACTTTGAACTATCATGGTAAACACTGTACCTATTGCCACACCCAGTATAGCATTGCTTTCAACATTAAGCATTAAATCAGTGAATATCTGTAAATCTTTTAAAGGTTTAACACCGCTTCCCATTACATTTAGGCCATAGAAAAGCATACCAAAACCAAATAAAACCTGGCCCACATTATTTATCTTCTTATTTTTAGCAAAGAATAATATAAGTGCGCCCACCGTTAATATAGGTAACGCATAGGCTGTCAAGTTAAAACCAATTAAGTAAGCAGTAACGGTGGTACCAATATTAGCTCCCATTATTATCCCAATGGCTTGTTTTAGCGTAAGTAGCCCGGCATTTACAAGTCCCACCGTCAACACAGTGGTTCCACTACTACTTTGTATTAGTCCGGTAACCAAAATACCTGTTAGTACACCCCTGACAGGTGTTTTGGTACCCTTTTCTAAAAAGCCTTTCATCCTTTGACCGGCTACGTTCTGTAGGCCGTCAGACATATATTTCATGCCAAATAAAAACATAGCCAGACCACCTAAAGCCAAAAACAATACCTCTTGCAGCGAAATTTCCATATGATTACCTCCAGATGTTTATATTTAACCCCTGCAATAAGATAAATATTCGACATCATTTTATCCAACGTTATTATTCTTTGTATATGTTCAAAAACCTTTGCAACAAAAAAATATTTAACGAGAAATTAACAAACCCTCCGGATATACTCAGGAGGGTTTGTTGAAAAACACTATTTAATTATTTAAAAAATTATTTTCCAGCCAGTTCCGTATTTCTTTATCAATATAAAATAAGCCATCATTTAAGCTTTCATTACCTTGGTTTGTCAGTGCAGTTTTGATCATTTCTAACGGCGGTTGCTCTTTCAATGGCTCACTTTTTATACCATAGGGTGAATAACGATATACCGAAACTAAAGCGTTTCCGTCAAGCACATCAATAATAAAGGTGTAGCCACTTTCTCTGTTCTTAAATTCATCATCAAACTTAAAATCCCATGAAAGATTGTTTTTAATTTTATTAATATCCATGACACTGCTCCTTTCCCTGATATTACTTTTCCATGAGTTAATTAATACTTCCACATTATTTACCATATTCCTTCCTTAGTGAAAATCACAGTTACGGTTTTAATGACATATAATGCAGAAATCTTAAAATAGGGAGGGATATTTGTGCAATATACCGTTCAAGCCGGTGACACCTTGTTTAGAATAGCGCAAGGTTTTGGAGTTAGCCTGGATCAATTAATTGCAGCTAACCCCCAAATTCGAGACCCAAACATTATTATGCCGGGACAAATAATTAACATCCCCGTTATAAAAGATGGCGGACCTTTTCCTGATTATACTCACGGTGGACATAAACCGGGGTATCACCATTGTCTCCATGGTCCTGATAAAAACATCTGGCAGAAGGTGTGTTTACCTACACCCTACCCAGAGGTAAAGGTTGAGAGGCCCAACCCAAGGTATGGTAGTATGCTGATGGATGCATTGGCTGATAAAAACGGCGAAATGACTGCCATTAATTTATACCTATACTATTACACCATTTTAGAAAATACAAAATATGAAGAGCTCTCAGAGCTTTTAGAAGCCATCTCTATTATTGAGATGCGTCATATGCACGACCTTATGAAGTTTATCAAGCTACTTGGCTGCGACCCCAAATATGAAAACAGCCTGGGTGTACCCTGGTGTGCTACTTATGTAAATTATAAGCTGCATAACGTTTGCAATTTATTAATGGCAGTCATTCAAGATGAAGAAAATGCTGCAAAACTATATACCTGTATGGCTAGAGAAATTAAAGATAAGTGTGTTTCTGACTGGTTACTGAGGGCGGCAGAAGATGAGACTCACCATGCCAAGCTATTTAAAAAGTATTACAGCAAATACTGCAGGCCAATGGGATAAAGCAAATAGAAACACCTTCCCAACGGGAAGGTGTTTCTATTGTTTAACCGTGTAGTCTATCTATCCTACTACGTTTGCGCCTTATTAAACTCTTATAAACACTTACTAGTTTTAAAGCACAGTTTCTGGAAGATAATAACTCAGCATTTTCCATTGCTTTTTGGCCCATTATATGCCGCAGCTGACTATTCTCTAAAAGCTTATTCACAGAATTTGCAAATAAGTCCTTATCCAAGGGGCAAAGGTATCCGTCCTCGCCATTTACTACCATTTCCGAGACACCAAAGGCATCCACTGCAACCACCGGCAGTCCGGCAGCCTTGGCCTCGGCAATCACCAATCCCTGTGTTTCAGTAACCGAAGCAAATACAAATATATCTGCGTCAACATAACTTTTAATTACATCTTCTTTACTCAGGTTACCGGTAAAAATTATATTATCGCCAAAATCACTTTGCTGAACCGCTGCTTTGAGCCTTTCTTCCTCTGGGCCACCGCCTACTATTAACAAGCGGGTATCAGGATGAGTGCGCCAGATCTTTTTATAAGCTTCAAATAAAAAATCAATATTTTTTTCTTGTCCTAGGCGTCCCACAAATATTAAAACTTTTTTATTATGTGGGATGCCATACTTGTTTCTTAACCAACCTTTTTCAGCCTTTTTAAACTCTTCGGTATAAATACCGGTGGGTATAGGCTGAATGGGTGCTCGCACCCCCTGTGCTCTTAAGTGATTTGCGATTACTCCGGTGGGGACAATTACTTGGTCACACTGGTTACAAAAATCAACAGTGAACTTTTGTGTTATTTCTTTGGTTATGTTTTGCCCAAAGGGCACATAGTGTACGTATTGATCGTATAGGGTGTGATAGGTAAAAACAAGCGGAATACCAAGACGCCTTGCATACTTTGCCCCTACCCTGCCTAGAATAAACGGCGAATGCACATGTATCACATCGAGATTTAGTTCTTTTACTTTAGCCCATAAACCTAACGAAAAAGGAAGCGCTAAGGTGAAGTCCTTATTCGTTGGTGACGGTATAGAAAAGAACCTATAAACCCTGGGTTCCTCTTTACAGTTAGGGTAATTTGGTGCAAAAATAAATACTTCGTGACCCATTTGTGTCATTTCTGTAGTAAAGGTTTCCACAGAACGCACTACCCCACTGGTATAAGGACGATAACTGTCACAAAATTTGCCAATTCTCATATCATCCTCCCCCTTCATTCAC
This window of the Desulfofalx alkaliphila DSM 12257 genome carries:
- a CDS encoding DVU0772 family protein; the protein is MVNNVEVLINSWKSNIRERSSVMDINKIKNNLSWDFKFDDEFKNRESGYTFIIDVLDGNALVSVYRYSPYGIKSEPLKEQPPLEMIKTALTNQGNESLNDGLFYIDKEIRNWLENNFLNN
- the safA gene encoding SafA/ExsA family spore coat assembly protein — protein: MQYTVQAGDTLFRIAQGFGVSLDQLIAANPQIRDPNIIMPGQIINIPVIKDGGPFPDYTHGGHKPGYHHCLHGPDKNIWQKVCLPTPYPEVKVERPNPRYGSMLMDALADKNGEMTAINLYLYYYTILENTKYEELSELLEAISIIEMRHMHDLMKFIKLLGCDPKYENSLGVPWCATYVNYKLHNVCNLLMAVIQDEENAAKLYTCMAREIKDKCVSDWLLRAAEDETHHAKLFKKYYSKYCRPMG
- a CDS encoding glycosyltransferase family 4 protein gives rise to the protein MRIGKFCDSYRPYTSGVVRSVETFTTEMTQMGHEVFIFAPNYPNCKEEPRVYRFFSIPSPTNKDFTLALPFSLGLWAKVKELNLDVIHVHSPFILGRVGAKYARRLGIPLVFTYHTLYDQYVHYVPFGQNITKEITQKFTVDFCNQCDQVIVPTGVIANHLRAQGVRAPIQPIPTGIYTEEFKKAEKGWLRNKYGIPHNKKVLIFVGRLGQEKNIDFLFEAYKKIWRTHPDTRLLIVGGGPEEERLKAAVQQSDFGDNIIFTGNLSKEDVIKSYVDADIFVFASVTETQGLVIAEAKAAGLPVVAVDAFGVSEMVVNGEDGYLCPLDKDLFANSVNKLLENSQLRHIMGQKAMENAELLSSRNCALKLVSVYKSLIRRKRSRIDRLHG